Below is a window of Apodemus sylvaticus chromosome 5, mApoSyl1.1, whole genome shotgun sequence DNA.
GCTCCCTCAATGATGGCATCTGAGCCAGGTCCCCCGGTGATTCTTACCTGTGTTGGCATGTTAACCTGTGTTAGTATGTTGGTTTGAAAAGCTGGCAGAGAATTTAGGGGCAAGGTCATAAGGCTATCATTGCCTCTCACAAAGGTTGAAGGTAGCAAGgtggtgtgtgggggtgtgtgtgcgctgttgagtgcacatgtgtgattTTAATCTTGAAAGTCACACCAAAAGCTGACCTGTATTAGTAAGGGAATAAATGCCAACTTCTTGAATCGTCTCCTCTACCAAAGAGTCACTAGGGACCAAATCGTGCTGAGGAATTGTGTGAGAATAGTGAGCAGTGGCCCTATCTCTCTGTTTCCAACACTTAGAGCCACCAGATCCACCCAGGTAGGAGCTGGTTAAGGCCAGCAGACACTGCTGCTCCAGAGACAGGTGGTTTATACAGTACAGGGGGGTGAATCAAGCCATGGGCCTCGTTGGGAATGCAAGATGGGACCACACCACAGGCCACTGCTGCTTCGAGCAATAAATCCAGCTTTGTTGGTGTTTAGGGAAAATAGCAAAGCAGGGAAAGGGAGATGTCAATCATGCTACAACCTCAGGACCCTGCAGCCCACCGTCCGTTATGAGGGCGAACTCAGAGACGTTGGTTGACAATGTTTGCTTCAGAAATTAAAGCcagggctggggatatggctcagcagtaaagtggATGCCACACAAACAGGAGAATCTGAGTCTGGATCCCCAGGACTGAGGTACGGTGGCATGCGTCTCGCATCCAGAGCTGGGAGATGGAACCAGGAAATTCACTAGGGCTTGATGGACAGAGAGGGTAGCCAAGTGGTGAGCACCAAATTCAgtggaaaaccctgtctcaaataaggtcAAAGCAACCAAAGAAAAGACTCAGTGaggacctctggcctccacacacacacacacacacacacacacgtacatacaagtatacacacatgacaaacatgtacacacaggttTACACACAGGAATAACGTGTGCACACAATTTAAAGCAATAATTTGCTTAAAAAATAGAGGTTAGAGACTAAACAAAAAGAGATTaactaaaaatcaaaagaaagaggtCAGCAAACTTAACTCagtaatagtaatttttaaacaatttttaatttaattagatGGGTGAAGTCTGCCCTGGACCACGGGCAGCTCCCCCAAAGCACATGGAATCAGGCAGATTTCCCGCACAGCTCTTCCCTTCAGCTTGGTTTGCATGAGTTTCTTTCAGGAGGAAACTGATGGCTGCAGACAATAGCTACAGACATTGCAGCATGATGAGGGGCTGAGGGAAACTCGGGGCTCGATGAGCTTGCATTTGTTGCACACACCAATTTCCGAAAACAATTTGTTGAGTTACAGCATATGCAGAGAGACCTAATGCCATCTGTGAGAGTATTTGCCAGACCACTTCTGTCCTTCATCCTGGCCCATCCCAGCTCCGCGTTCCCTCTTCCTTGTGCCCGTCCTTACAGCCTCCCCACTCCTTCCTAATGCCCGTCTTATACCCTCCACAGGTTTTCTTGGTGTTCTGCCCATTTGGGGGCCTTAAATAGTGAGTATCACAAAAGTCAGTGATCAGCCTCGATATTCCAGCTCGCACTGGGCCCTAAGCACTTCCTGTGTGTCTGACTGAAACTTTGTGGCCAACTGCAGTCAACTACTCCTTTGCAACTAAAGTAACTAAAgctcagagaaacaaaagaagcTGCCAGAGTCCCAGAGATAGCGAAGGAAATTCTCAGGACTACATCCTGTATCTACCCAGCCTCCTCCATGCTTTTGTGACTAAATCATCCCTCCTCCTGCTTGTGTTCTCGCAAGTCATTTTCCCCCTGAACAATGTGTCTGTGATAGCTCTAAACTTCCTAGAACCTAGTTATGAGCCTCCATGGCTCTCATCCTGACCTGATCTCTTCACCTGAGCTACGGCATCACAGACCTCTGTACCTGTGGCCACAGTCTCGAGTTTTCCCCAAACACATGATGGATTCTGCATCCCAAGCTGCACGTGTTAGACTTAGTTAGATGCATAAATTAGGACTCAAAGCTCAGCACTTCACCAATGCATTTGTATGTTCAGAAGAATCAAGAAAGGTAAAGGGGGCACCCACCAAGATGGCTACAAGTCCACTTGTCTAATTGCTACACTGACCTATTTTGATAAGAGCCTAACTCTCACCGTCCTGCCATGGGTGTCCATTGGTCATCATGACTAACAGATTTATTCCCTTATGACTTTCCTGCTGCAGTGTCCAAATGCAGACTTGGTTTGCATAGAGGAGTGGAAGTAGCCACTAGGCAGAGTTGGTTCATGGTTAGAGTGTCCCAGTGCCCTAGGAAAGAAAGCCACCCTTGCTGTCTCTGTATGcaatactggggggggggggacagtatTCCATATTATAAATCAGGTTTATTAACTGAAAGccagcagaggacagcctgtaTCAAGGTCTGTTGCCAGGATCTTCAGGGAGTTCTTTCTAGGAAAGAGAAGTCTTCCTAGAGCTGCCTGAATATACTCTGTCAAGGCGAGCAATCACAGACTCTCTGGAAGGTGTGCCTGAGAGGCTCTTTTATAACATGTTCCTTGTGGCTCCAGCTACAAAAGGACCCTTACCCCAAGAGGGCCACAAACCTGGAAATAGAactaccgccaccaccaccaccaccaccaccaccaccaccaccaccaccacctactcATAGAAATACTGTCTCTCCTTTCAAAGAGAAGTGCCGGGAGCAGGCAGAGCCTTTGCCGACATCCTCTGGTTGGAGATACCAGCGTGGATATTGACCACCAGTCACTCATACACAGAACAACCTTGTGTTATTTCAAGAGATCATTTTAACTTCATTTTCCTAGCAAGTCCTTGTGAAGGGAGAGTTTGCTAAATTCATTGATTCCCTTTTGGCAAGCTTGCAACTCCTGGATTTGGACAGATTAAATAGAGTAAAGATTTCCTATACTTACTCAAAGGACATTACCTAAAAGCtcaggaaggttttttttttctccaggaaaagggaaacaaggagaagagaggaaggggagaaagaaggaaaggaaggagagagggaaaggcgCGGGAAGGGAGGGGATAATGGCGGGTGGATAGACTAAATAAAAAGACACATCCTTAGAACCAAAAAGACCAAGCCAACCATTCCACTAACATATAATaatctttattctgtaacagagacataaataattttatgaattcatatgACCTatacaaaagacaaaataagaTATTGCACTAAATTTAGTTATGGAATATCTGGATTTAATATTAGTTGAACAGATAAATATATACAGGTTAAGGAATTAAGGCAAAACCAGATGATATTTCAAACACAACAGGAGATTTGAAAAAtagatacaattaaaaataagggcATACTATCTCCAGTTAATAAAGTGGTCATGGTGAAGGAGAAAATAATTCCTTATGGGTTTAATAAAGTAGTTATTATCAATCACATTAATTAAAGTTGAGCAATAGAGTATACGATTTCCCACCAAGGAGAGGTATTTTGCCAAGGTTTGGGACTGAGCATTAGCATTGGGGTAAATACCTTCTTTGTCAGATTATGATCTGTTTTTCctattagaaaatataatttggaaaatatgactctttcacatatataattaaaatacaactATGGAGCACACATTTTAGAGAGGCGGAGGCAGGTCATGTGGGTGAGTTCTGAGTCAAGGGACATTTTGAGGCAAGACCTTATGGGTAGAGAGAACACAATGCCAGTCACTAAAATACAACCCCAGTTACcttaagagaacaaaacaaaagaattcaaaagtagttgtaatttttttaaaaaaagtataatcAATAATCAATATATCCACACGTGTACACACGTCTTTGGCAGTTCCACTATAACCGCTGAAGTCAGAACTTCCAAGTTTTCTAACTTTCAGATCCACTAGCCGGTCTTttaaaaccaaagaaataaaacacccCACATCTGCAACCAATGCTGTAATAGCAGGAAACTAAACAGAACAAACCTTGAGACGGCTTCTGACGGTTAACATGTAAGCACATTAGGGATTTTCAGTTTTGGAATCCTGATCCACATAAAAGGAAACTGGCGCACACACACGAAAATGATCTGTGAGACTTTGTGTTTGTCCAGACAGGTCTAGAATTCTCAAAGAGAATCCATAGTCACCCAAGAACAAAACAGTAAGAGACGCCAATCCAAGAGTGCTCTTCTGATAACCCAGGGGTGGGCGCCCTCACTCTTGGGCATCACGAAGTCAGGTTCTATAGAGGAAACACCAGAAAGccagaaaatgtggaatactGCCAGCCGCCGAGCAAGTTACCTTTCTCCAGCTTTAGGTAGACCTTATCCTCTTTGTCCAGGTACAGTAGCACTCCGTTAGTGGCGGCTTCGCGCGTCACATCTTTATCGCCAGCAAATGCAGAGATGACAGGTTTTCCATTTAACATCAAGTTAACCTGGAAAGAAAAAGATTACCCCCAAAAGCTCCCTTTAAAATCAAAATGTACACTAGGAAACAGTCCAAGGCAAGTGACTTGGTCAAATGTTTGCTATTTGAGAAATATTCTCCTTTCCTTTCAAATTGAACACATGTGAGGGtcagattaaatgtgtgtgtgtgtgtgtgtgtgtgtgtgtgtgtgtgtgtgtgtgtgtgtgtgttaggtacaAAATTTCCTTATGTACCTACAAAAATAATGCCATCCAGAGAGCCATCTAATCATGTGAAAACTATCCTTCGctctgtgtgtcagtgtggaaACAAAGCTAACTACTGGAACAGCCTCATATGTCAGCTCAACTATTTGGTAACAAAGTTACCCACTAGCTTCCCAATGTTGAACTAACACTGACAAGGTCAGACACCACCAGCTGCTCCCAGCAACTGAGTAAAGCCTAACCCTTTCTGGAACCTGCTCAGCAACAATGGAAGTTGAAGTGTCAGTTTCCAGGGAAGTAGATATGTTCACTAAACACTCGCTTTCTCTGGGTTAAGATTAATATGGGATAGATTACATCTAAGGCTGGTCAGTTGATCCAGTCCCTGGGATATAAAAGTGACTGATGACTGTGCCATCTACTAATCCTAGggacataaaatataatataaatgctaAGCATTCAACGTAACATATTCTAGAATTCCATAAACATGTACAACACAAGACATATCACTAACCATGCAACTGGGAAAAAGTTGCTAGAAAAATAGGACCCAAAATAAGCTATGGCACACCGAGCTCAGAGCATCCTTTTTCAAATGCATCATAAGTAGCTGTTCCCTGGCAGTTTGGTAGTTTCAATAGTTAATTGCAactcaaaatttttaaatgatagtagacctgttttgtttgtttaatgtccATTTGTAAAGTTTTTGCCATATAAGTTTGAATAACTTTTATTTTGgcatgaaataaaattaagatgTTCTGTAGAGATCCCTGTCTTGAAATCTCTGCCAAGCTgtgttgtttattgttgttgttgttgttgttattgttattgttgttgtttcaatAATTAATTGCATCTCACCTTTTTAGATGGtagtaaatttgttttgtttatttaatgctCATTTGTAAAGTTTTGTAAAATGTGTTTTCCTTATAAGTTTCAGTAACTTTTGTTCAGGCATGAGATGAAGATTTATCTCACAAATCCCTGTAGAGATTTGTGTCATGAAATTTTCCCAAGCTGTGTTTTGTGGTTGCCGTTGTTGTTTTTGCCTTGTATTGCTTATTTTCCTACATGCCCTCATCACATACGCAAGTGGGTGTTATAAAGAAAAGAACTGCAAATCACATGCttttgaaaacaaacacaaagggtAGACAACTATCCTTACGATACAAGCACATCTGTGGGATGATGAAATGCAGAGGTGGGGAGCACTCCGTGGGAGCACGTACCTGGATGGTTTGACTCTGGTAGACTTTAATTACGTGAAAACTGAAACTATAGATGCCTTTCCTCGGTGCCACAAAGACAGATTCCAATGTGAAAAAATTACCCACGTTAACCAGGATCTACAGATAAAAGCAACAAATAATGGTAAATTATAGTTTCCTCCCATGAATAAAATaagttccctcctcctcccctttctctccctcccctccccattgcTTCATTTCTCTATatgttccttctctcctttttctctccagtttcttcatttttttaaataactaattTCAGAAACAATAGAGAATAAAACAGCTAATCCTATTTCTTTCCTGTTCAGTGACTTTGAAATAAAAGTGCATAATGGAATCATCTTCTACCTTTTAAAtagtacagaaaaataaataaacaaacaaacaacagtgtTGTGTTCATGTGTCAATTTCCAGGCCGATGTCTCTGGGATCATCA
It encodes the following:
- the Cbln4 gene encoding cerebellin-4, whose translation is MGSARRALSVVPAFLLILVLPVWAQNDTEPIVLEGKCLVVCDSNPATDSKGSSSSPLGISVRAANSKVAFSAVRSTNHEPSEMSNKTRIIYFDQILVNVGNFFTLESVFVAPRKGIYSFSFHVIKVYQSQTIQVNLMLNGKPVISAFAGDKDVTREAATNGVLLYLDKEDKVYLKLEKGNLLGGWQYSTFSGFLVFPL